A single window of Hymenobacter sp. APR13 DNA harbors:
- a CDS encoding transposase gives MAAKTSGSSPDKRRKYDEAFKVEALRLASESRSTQAAARELGISPKLLYRWQQAQVVAEVGSVEVARDPEVRALRAANKRLAQELDILKKALVIFGQPTP, from the coding sequence ATGGCAGCAAAAACCAGCGGGTCGTCGCCCGACAAACGGCGTAAATACGACGAGGCGTTCAAGGTCGAGGCCCTGCGCTTGGCGTCCGAGAGCCGCAGTACGCAAGCCGCAGCCCGCGAGTTGGGCATCAGCCCCAAGCTGCTCTACCGCTGGCAGCAGGCCCAAGTGGTGGCCGAGGTCGGCAGCGTCGAAGTGGCCCGTGACCCGGAGGTGCGTGCTCTGCGCGCCGCCAACAAGCGGCTGGCGCAGGAGCTGGATATTTTAAAAAAAGCCTTGGTCATCTTCGGCCAGCCGACCCCGTGA